AAGGCAAGCCACTGCGCGAACGCCTGCTGATGCGCACGCACACTTCGCCGGTACAGATCCGCTCGATGCTGATGGAAGAGCCTCCGCTGCGCCTCGTCATCCCCGGCAAGGTGCACCGCAACGACGAGTCCGACGCAACGCACTCGCCGGTCTTCCACCAGGTCGAAGGCCTCTGCGTGGACACGAACATCACCTTTAGCGACCTGAAGGGCACGCTCGACCACGCGATGAAGGCATTCTTCGGATCGAGCGTAAAGACGCGCTTCTTCCCGTCGTTCTTCCCGTTCACCGAGCCGAGCGCGGACGTGCAGATTTCCTGCATCTTCTGCGGCGGCAAGGGCTGCCGCAAGTGCAAGCACTCCGGCTGGATCGAGCTGCTGGGCTGCGGCATGGTCGACCCGAACGTCTTCGAAGCCGTGAACCAGCGCCGCATCGAACTCGGCAAGGACCCGGTCTACGACACCTCGAAGATCTCCGGCTTCGCCTTCGGCATGGGCGTGGACCGCATCACGATGATGAAGTACGGCATCAGCGATATCGGCCTGCTCTACTCCGGCGACAACCGCTTCCTCGAGCAGTTCGCGTAGAGATCCCGCGCACCCCTTTCGTGGTAACCCACTGCCCCGCTTGCGCGCTATCTTGCTGACTCGCTACCTATATACTGGCGACACAAACGCGGAGTTTCAGGCATCGTGCTCGGTTATTACGATTGGTGGACCATCTCTTTGTCGTACGCCATCGCCGCCCTTTCGGGGTTTGCGGCGTTTGAGTCTGTGCGCCATGCGCGTAGTAGCCAGCGCACCACGCTTTGGATCCTCGCCAGCGGACTCGTGCTCGGACTCGGCATCTGGTCGATGCACTTCGTCGGCATGTTGGCCTGGGTGCCGCCCTTCCCGCTCTACTACTCCGTCAGCCGCACATTGGTCTCGATGGTCGCGTCGATCATCGCTTCCATTGTTGCGATGAGTCTGGCGATCGGGCCGAAGCGCCCCTCGAAGATCCGCCTGGCGCTCGGTTCGATCTTCGTCGCCACGGGCATCTGCTGCATGCATTACATCGGCATGTCTGCGGTGCGCTTCAGCCTGCCGGAGATGTGGATGACCTCGTGGCTCATCGCCTCCTGCGTGATCGCACTCGCCGCCTCGCTCACCGCGCTGCTGCTGCTGCACTGGAGCAGCCGCGCAGACTTCGACATGCGCCACCAGGTAGCCGGCGCGCTCGTCATCGGACTCGCCATTTGCGGCATGCACTACAGCGGTATGCAGGCCATGATGCTCGAGCCCGGAACGGTATCGCTGTACTTCCCCGGCGATGCTTCCGGCGCGACGTTGGCGCGCATCGGCGTGGGCAACGCGCTCATCTTTACCTTCCTGCTGCTTGTGGTTTCTTATCAGGACCGCCTTCGCCTGCTGAACCTTGCGCACGATGCGCAGATCAACGCGCAGGAGGCCACGCGTGTGGCCGGACAGCTCAGCGCCGCAGGCCGCATCGCCGCCTCAGTCGCGCATGAGGTCAACAACCCGCTCGAGGCTGTGACGAATCTCATCTACCTCGCAGAGTTGAGCGAGATCAGCCCTGATGCGGCTTCTTATCTGCAGCAGGCGCAGGCGGAACTTCGCCGCGTCGCCGAGATCACGACGCACACGCTGAAGTTCTATCGCCAGCCCCAGGCCGCCGCGCCCGCGTCGCTGCCGGAGCTGGTCGAATCAGTGCTGGTGCTCTTTGGCAAGGAGTTGCAGCGCCGCCGCATCACCGTCGGCAAGCGCTGGTCGCCCGAGTTGCCAGATGTGGAGTGCCGCGCAGGCGAAATTCGCCAGGTCATCGCAAACCTCGTGGAGAACGCGATGGACGTGATGCCGCGTGGTGGCATGTTGGCCGTATCCATGGAAACCAAGGGTGAGTTCGTCGAGGTCATCGTCACGGACACCGGTGATGGCATTCCCGGTGAAGTGCGCGAGAAGCTCTTCGAGCCATTCTTCACCACGAAGGGTGTGGGCGGCACAGGGCTTGGCCTGTCGATCAGCGCAGAAATTCTCGAACGCCACGGCGGCATCCTGAAGTTCGACACGCGCACCGAAGCGCCCAACCAGGGCACGACCTTCCGCATCTTGTTGCCGATCCGCGCCGCCGAACGACTGAACCCCAACGCGATCGCTTAACGCTCGATCGCAGCCGTCAAGCGTTCCCAGTTGCCGTGCGCGAAGAGCTCTTTCTCCTCGGGTGAGAGCCCGCAGTTCTCGGCGAAGGTACGCCCCGAGCGACCCGGCCTGTACTGGTACGGAAAGTCCATCGAGAACAAGATGCGTTCGGGGCCGACGACCTTCAACGCGCGCTGCAGATACTCTTCGCTCCACATGCCGCTCGGCGTGACATAGAGGTTCTGCGCCATGTACTCGGCGACGGAGCGTTGCAGCTTCGCGACGCGCGAGAGGTTCGCCAGACGCTCGAGGTAGAAGAGCACCACCTCGCCCCAGTGGCCGAGGATGATCTGCAGGTTTGGCTGCTCGTCGAAGACGCCGCTGAGGATGAGCCGCAGGAACTGTATGCCCGCCTCATAATGCCAGCCGAGGCCGAAGGCCGCGAAGGCTGTGTCGATGGGCTCGCCGAAGCCGCCGTAGAGAGCCTCGCGTACGGCACGCTGCGGAATCTGCGGATGAATGAAGACCGGCGCGTTAAGCTTTGCGGCCATGGCCAGTACCGGGCGAAACTCTGCATGGTCGAGGTTCTTGTCGCGCGTGCGACCGCAGAGCATCGTGCCCTTGAAGCCGAGTTGCGTGATGCAGCGTTCCAACTCGCGCGCAGCTTCTTCCGGGGCAGCCATCGGCAACACCGCGAAGCCCTCAAAGCGTGCCGGATGTTTTGCAATCGCTGCAGCGACAAGGTCGTTCGTCTGGCGCGCAAGCTCAATGCTTTCCGCTGGCTCCAGATTGTGCAGCGCAGGTGTCGTCACGGAGAGCACCTGCACCTCCACGCCCGCTTCATCCATCAGCGCGAGGCGACCTTCGGCGAGGTTGTTCAACCGCTCTTCCAAATCGCCCGCGTCAAAGCCCGACGTGCCTTCGGTGCCGATGGCCGAGGCTTCCCATGCAGCGCGAATCTCTGGCGTGAGGAAGTGTTCTTCAATCGCAATCAGCTTCATGCGTCTTCAGATGCGCGAAAGCCGCCGAGGCTTCGGCGGCTTCATCTGCGCAGGCTTTACTGCGTGGCTGCTTCAAACAAGCGCAGGTAGTTGTCGCCGCCGATCTTCGCGATCTCCTCCGGCGTGAAGCCGACCTTCAGCATTGCGTCCGCGACCACGTAGTAGAAGCCCTGCGTCTCGCCTTCCCAGCCGAGGTTCGTGCGTTCGCCGGGGTGTGCATGCGTCTGCGTGCCGTTCTGCCCCGGAGGCGTGCCGTTCTGCTGCGGCGGCTTGGGGAAGTTCGCCGGTCGCGCGAATTTGCGCGGCGTCGCAGGCGTCAGCTTAGTGTCCGTGCCCACGCACACATGCTCGACGCCGATCACGTCCACCATCGCACGCAGGTTCTGCGCGTACTCGAGCGGCGTGTCGGTGAGGTGCAGCCATACGCCCACCGCGCCACCCGCATCGGCGACAAGCTTCGCGTGCTCCTTGCTGATCAGGCGCGGACGCATCATCTGTGCCATGCGCTCGTTGCTGCCCAGTCGCCAATCCGGCCCGGTATGCGAGATCAGGATCGGCGTCTTCGAAAATTTCACCGCATCGGCGGTCGTCTTCTTGCTGCCGTGTGCGAGGTCCACCAACATGCCCAGGCGATTGGCCTCGCGGATGACATCCGCACCGAACGGCGTGAGGCCATTGAGCTTCGGCGCGTTCGTATACACGTCGCCCAGCGGCACGCTGGCGTCGCTGTCGTGAAGAACGCCAAGATGCCGCAGGCCACGATCATAAGCACCCTTCAAGCGATCGAGCTGGCCTTCGAGAAAGTGTGCGCCTTCGACGGACTGGATGACGGTCTTGCGTCCGCCGCCGTGCGCCGAGCGAATGTCGACCAGGTTCAGCGCGCGCTTCATGTGGTTCAACTCGAGTTGCTTGTCCATCGCGGTCAACGCCGTTTCAAAGCGCTCATACGGCGCGCCCTGCTCATAGTCCGTCGCAAAGGTCGCACAGATGGCCGATAGGCCCGAGCGCGACATCTCGCCGACGAGGTCGATCTGCGGACCGGGCAAGTCTGCAGGCGTCATCGGCAGGTCGATGTGGTTGTGCGTGTCGATACCGATCGTCTTCGCGACGATGCTGTCCACGCGCGGATCGAGCTCTTCGGCCCACATCGCCTTCGGTGCGAACGTTGCTCCTGCGGCCAATGTTGCTGCACCAAGAAACCGTCGCCGTGACCACGCTGCTGCCAACATCCACACACTCCTTCGCACGCTGCTGCGCTTTCTCGTTTAGACGAGCAAAAGCGGAAGCAGACTCACAGGCTGCAAAAGCGAAGGGCCACCGTTGCCGGTGGCCCTTCGCGAAGTTCCTCGCAAGCGAGTTACTGCTTGTCGATTTCCATGTCGATGGTGATCTTCACTTCGTCGCCGAGCATCGGGGGAGCGTACTTGCCGCCGAAGCCGAAGTCAGCGCGCTTGATCACGGTCGATGCGGAGAAGCCGCTCACGAGTCCGCCCTTCATGCCCTTCTGCGGGGGAACGGGGCCGTCGACGTCGAGCTTCACAGGCTTGGTCACGCCAGCCAGGGTCAGGTCGCCCCACACCACCAGCTTGCCGCCTTCGCGCGTCACCTTCTTGGACTGGAAGTGGATCGTCGGGAACTTCTCGACGTTGAAGAAGTCCGGCGACTTGAGGTGCTTGTCGCGTGCGTCCATGTTGGTGTTCACGGTGGTCGCGTCGAGGTCGGCCACGACCGAATCCTTGGTCAGATCCTTCTCATCCCAAACGACCGAGCCCTTGATGTTCGAGATCGCGCCACGCACGTTCGACACGCCCATGTGGCGGATTTCAAAGCTGGCCGACGAGTGCGCCGAGTCGATGGTCCACGTGCTCGCCTGCGCGAAAGCACCCATAGCCGGGCTCAGAATGAGAGCGGCCGCTGCTGCAAGAATCGTCTTCTTCATAATCGAGAAATCTCCTGTGGGTGAAGCCTGCCAGCGGAGCCGGGGCTCGTCGCCGTCTGCTACGGTTTCACCACTCTACTCGAAGCAGATGAAGAGCGAAAGTGTATTGATGCAAATATTTTCTATATCTACTGAAGTGCCCGCTGAAAAAGCTGCCGGCCTCGCATCTCGAATTGAGACAGGGCTGTAGCGAAATATCGACTCGCCAGACATCCTGCTACCCCAGGTCTCAAAATCGAGACCCCGGTTACCCGGTCGGTGGCTGGTCGTCTGCGACAATAGATTTCGACTGCAATGAACCTGATTACGCCTTGGATTCGCTCGTTTCTGCCTGAACTTCCGGTCTCCGACCGCCAGCTTGCCGAGGACCTCACCCTCCGCGGCATCGCCGTCGAAGGCGAGTTCCCCTTTGCCGATGGCAAGGGCACGCGCTTTGAGATGGACATCACCACCAACCGCGTCGACGCGATGAACCACTACGGCGTCGCGCGCGAAGTGGCCGCTATCTACAACGTGCCGCTGAAGCCGCTGACCGACGCGCTCGCCGCTCCGGTGCAGCAGTCGCGCGAAGGCGCAGGCTACCCCGTTCGCATTGAGGCAGAAGACCTCTGCGGTCGCTTCACCACGCGCGTCATTCGCGGCGTCACCGTGAAGCCTGCGTCGGGTCTCATCGCCGAGTATTTTGCGGCGCTCGGCCAGAAGCCGATCTCTGGCCCGGTGGACGTGACGAATTTTGGCTGGCTCGCGATGGGCCAGCCCACGCATGTGTTTGACCTCGACAAGATCGAAGGCGCGATCGTTGTACGCCGCGCCAAAGCTGGTGAAAAGCTGCGGCTGCTTGACGGCACCGAGAAGGTGCTCGTCGCCGATGACCTCGTGGTGGCCGATGAGAAGAAGGCGCTTGGCCTTGCCGGCGTAATGGGCGGATGGGATTCGCGCGTCACCGAGGAGACGAAGAACATTCTCGTCGAGGCCGCGTGGTTCGAGCCTGCGACGATTCGCGCCAGTTCGCGTCGTCACGGTCTGCATACCGATGCTTCGCATCGCTTTGAGCGCGGCGCTGACTTCAACGCCGCGCCGGTGGCGAACGCGCTCATCACGCGCCTGGTGCTCGAGCAGGCTGGCGGCGAAGTCGAAGGCCCGCTCGTCGATGTGACCGTTCCCGCACTCGCCGCGAAGACCGCTGACCGCGCGCCGATTGCGCTGCGCGTGAAAGAAGTGCAGCGTCATCTTGGCACCACGCTCGATGGGAGCGAACTTTCGGCGGAACTCATCACGCGGTACATGGCGGCGCTGGGCTGCGTGCTCACGCCGACCGGCGCGGCAGGTGAATTCACCGCAAAGCTGCCTTCGTGGCGCCTCGATCTTGAGCGCGAAATCGACTTGATCGAAGAGGTCGCGCGCGTCTACGGCTACAACCGTTTCGCGGACACACTGCCGACGTTTGCGGGCGAGGTCGTGGACCTGCCGCACGCCGAGCAGGAAGCCGCGATCCGCACCACGCTGCGCGCGCTGGGCTTCAGCGAAGCGATCACGAGCACCTTCGTTTCAGCAGAGGCAGCTGCGTTGTTTGCGAGCGCGCCTGCGGTGCCGATGGGCAACCCGCTGAGCGAAGAAGCGGGCATGTTGCGCCCTGCGCTCACGGCGAACATGACCGCTGCGCTGGCGCTGAACTTGAACCGCGATGTGGAGGCGGTGCGCTTGTTCGAGCTCGGCACAATCTTCCTCGGCTCGACCGCAGAGGTGCGCGAGCAGCAATCGCTTTCGCTCGGCCTCACCGGCAACGCGCGCGCGACCGCGCTCTACACGGCTGCGGATGCACTCTTTTACGAGGCCAAGGGAGCGATCGAAGCGGTGCTTGCGAAGTTCGCTGGCACGGTGAGTTTCTCAGCGGAGAATCTGCCTTCGTGGATCGAAGCAGGACGCGGCGCAAACGCGCTGCTCGATGGCAAGATCGTCGCAAGCTTTGGCGAACTCAACGCTGCGGAAGCGCAGCGTCGCAAGCTGAAGCAGACCTGCGTGCTCGCTGAAGTAGCCGCGCAAACATTGCTTGAAACGCCGCTGCGCAAGCCGGTAATTCGCGACCTTTCGCGCTTCCAGTCGGTGGCACGCGACTTCTCGTTCGTCTTCCCGGACAGCGTGCAGTGGAGCGCAGTCTCAGGCGCGATCGAAGGCTTGCAGATCAACGAACTCACTTCGGTGACGCCGGGCGAAATCTTCCGCGATGCTAAGGGCAAGGCCGTGGCGGCGGGCAGCTATTCGCTGCTGGTGCGCGTGAGCCTGCAGTCCCCCGAGCGCACGCTGACGGAAGAGGAGATCAGCGGCGCGAGCGAGAAGATCGTCGCGACCTTGAAGAACCTCGGCGGCACGCAGCGCGCGTAAACGTACGGGTGCCCCACATCTCGATTCTTGAGATGTGGGTTTCCAGAGAAGTTCGCGGAGTCCAATCATTCACCACGAGCAGCATCGCTCTCCCACATCTGCATGGAGCGCAGATGTGGGGCACCCGACCTTCCTCCCGAAGAGGAACCGAATCGGGTACTACCTGCGAATCGCCTTTAGAAATCCTCATTCGCCATCGCTATACTCCAAGCTGATAAAGCCACGCGGAGGGCACTGCATAGCCGATGGGTTCCACCACGATCAGCGTCGATGAGTTCCAGGCACTCGAAGCCCGAGTGCTGCAGGCCGTTGAGCTGATTCGCAAGGAACGCGAGGCGCGTGCCACGGCGGAAGGCGAGCGCGACTGGGCGCGTGGCGAGGTCGAAGGCCTTCGCAAAGAGCTTGCCGACGCACATGAGGCTAAGGGACATCTGCAGCACGAGTCCGAAGCGCTCAAGGTTCAGGTAAGCGGGCTGGAGTCGCAGCTTGCCGACACGAAGTCGCAGTTAGCGACCGCGCAGGGCGAAGTGGCGGGGCTGCAGGAAAAGGTAAGCGCCGCGTCACAGGCTGAGGTGGAGCACCTGAATCGCGAGCGCGAAGCCGTGAAGTCGCGCGTCGAGAAGATGCTCGCGCAGATGGATGAATTGCTGTAACTGAGTAGTTGTCATTGGGACCGCAGGGAGAGAAGACGTTGAACGACATGCCACCGAAAACCGCCGCCGAGATCAGTCGCGCAGAGCTTGAGGCTCGCGAGAACGGCGCTGTTGTCGTCGACATCTACGACCAGGTCTACCAGCTTCGCGGCATGGACCCCGACCACATCGAAAAGCTTGCGTCCTACGTGGACACGAAGATGCGACAGGTCTCGGCGCACGGCGCGACGGTGGATTCGCTGCGTGTGGCGGTGTTGGCGTCGTTGAATCTTGCGGATGAGCTGATGCAGTTGCGCGCTCGTTACGAGGCGCTGGTATCGCAGATGGAGCAGTCGCAGACCACGGTCAAAAGCCGCACCGGCACGCTGAACAGCATGTTGGACACACTGTTTGAAGACCGCAAGGTCGGCTAAGACTTTCTTCTTATCGACAGCGCTCATTCCTCACCACCACTGTCATCCTGAGCGCAGCGACGGATCAGCCCGCCGCCTATAGTCAGGCGATGAATTTCGCGTTGCTGATGGATTTCGCGTTGCTGATGGATTTCGCGTTGCTGATGGATTTCGCGTTGCTATGGATGCTCGCGAGTCGTTGGCGCATGGACGGATGCTGGCAAGGCACGAACGGTAGGGCACGGCTTCAGCCGTGCCATTTCTGTTTGCGGAGTGACGGGGCTTTAGCCCCTGAGGTATCCGTGGTGCCGATGAAGGGCATGTTCCTTACAGAGTGTCCGTCGTCCAGAATGCCAGTGCGTCAGAAATATCGGTCAGCAAGAACGGGTGCCCCACGTCTCGATTTTGAGACGTGGGTTTGCAGGATGTTTGTGGCGCGAGCGGGCGTGCCGCTACTACCGACAACTTCGCAGCGCTCAGAATGACTGGGCCGCTAGCTCTCGCTCGACTCTGACGCGACTTCTGCGATCGAATCTTTCCCACCCAGCACCGCTTCCAGAGCAGCGATGCGGTCGGTGAGTGCGTGCACCAGCGCTTCAAGCGCTGCAACGCGGTCGTGGTCCGGAGCTGCGGCAACCGAAGCTACGGGCGTCGCCGCCCCCAGCTCCACTTCCCCGCCAAGCAGGTGCGTCCATCGTGCTTCGCGCGATCCCGGCTGGCGGTTCATCTGCGCCACGAGCGGCGTTTCGCGCGAGGCCAGCCGCGTGAGTGCGTCCACCACGGCGGTGTTGTCGTCAAAGCTGTACATGCGCTCGGCGCGCGTGCGCAGCTCAGCGGGCGTCTGCGGTCCGCGCAGCAGCAGCAGGCCGACCAGCGCGATCTCTGGACGGCGCAACTCGAGCTTGGAGTACA
The nucleotide sequence above comes from Granulicella cerasi. Encoded proteins:
- a CDS encoding cell division protein ZapA codes for the protein MPPKTAAEISRAELEARENGAVVVDIYDQVYQLRGMDPDHIEKLASYVDTKMRQVSAHGATVDSLRVAVLASLNLADELMQLRARYEALVSQMEQSQTTVKSRTGTLNSMLDTLFEDRKVG
- the pheS gene encoding phenylalanine--tRNA ligase subunit alpha, encoding MDIQQLTDFSPEAIDKAFAAVLADAQSTIASPGFDAEAFRLEWLGRKQGRLKQLSDAWLKTAPVEGKKLIGQRFNALKEAIEGALENAGTGTAKVTVSSLDITLPGTTQPVGAEHPLVKTMAEIVDVFRKMGYSTRLGPEVESDFYNFESLNFPPNHPARDTQDTLVIADQEGKPLRERLLMRTHTSPVQIRSMLMEEPPLRLVIPGKVHRNDESDATHSPVFHQVEGLCVDTNITFSDLKGTLDHAMKAFFGSSVKTRFFPSFFPFTEPSADVQISCIFCGGKGCRKCKHSGWIELLGCGMVDPNVFEAVNQRRIELGKDPVYDTSKISGFAFGMGVDRITMMKYGISDIGLLYSGDNRFLEQFA
- a CDS encoding YceI family protein, giving the protein MKKTILAAAAALILSPAMGAFAQASTWTIDSAHSSASFEIRHMGVSNVRGAISNIKGSVVWDEKDLTKDSVVADLDATTVNTNMDARDKHLKSPDFFNVEKFPTIHFQSKKVTREGGKLVVWGDLTLAGVTKPVKLDVDGPVPPQKGMKGGLVSGFSASTVIKRADFGFGGKYAPPMLGDEVKITIDMEIDKQ
- a CDS encoding YceH family protein — encoded protein: MLNLNPVEVRVLGSLSEKEITTPEYYPLSLNALVNACNQKSSRDPVMELTEADVRTALFELEGMGFVRVLNDSRATKFEHLLYSKLELRRPEIALVGLLLLRGPQTPAELRTRAERMYSFDDNTAVVDALTRLASRETPLVAQMNRQPGSREARWTHLLGGEVELGAATPVASVAAAPDHDRVAALEALVHALTDRIAALEAVLGGKDSIAEVASESSES
- a CDS encoding dipeptidase gives rise to the protein MLAAAWSRRRFLGAATLAAGATFAPKAMWAEELDPRVDSIVAKTIGIDTHNHIDLPMTPADLPGPQIDLVGEMSRSGLSAICATFATDYEQGAPYERFETALTAMDKQLELNHMKRALNLVDIRSAHGGGRKTVIQSVEGAHFLEGQLDRLKGAYDRGLRHLGVLHDSDASVPLGDVYTNAPKLNGLTPFGADVIREANRLGMLVDLAHGSKKTTADAVKFSKTPILISHTGPDWRLGSNERMAQMMRPRLISKEHAKLVADAGGAVGVWLHLTDTPLEYAQNLRAMVDVIGVEHVCVGTDTKLTPATPRKFARPANFPKPPQQNGTPPGQNGTQTHAHPGERTNLGWEGETQGFYYVVADAMLKVGFTPEEIAKIGGDNYLRLFEAATQ
- a CDS encoding amidohydrolase family protein, which codes for MKLIAIEEHFLTPEIRAAWEASAIGTEGTSGFDAGDLEERLNNLAEGRLALMDEAGVEVQVLSVTTPALHNLEPAESIELARQTNDLVAAAIAKHPARFEGFAVLPMAAPEEAARELERCITQLGFKGTMLCGRTRDKNLDHAEFRPVLAMAAKLNAPVFIHPQIPQRAVREALYGGFGEPIDTAFAAFGLGWHYEAGIQFLRLILSGVFDEQPNLQIILGHWGEVVLFYLERLANLSRVAKLQRSVAEYMAQNLYVTPSGMWSEEYLQRALKVVGPERILFSMDFPYQYRPGRSGRTFAENCGLSPEEKELFAHGNWERLTAAIER
- the pheT gene encoding phenylalanine--tRNA ligase subunit beta, with amino-acid sequence MNLITPWIRSFLPELPVSDRQLAEDLTLRGIAVEGEFPFADGKGTRFEMDITTNRVDAMNHYGVAREVAAIYNVPLKPLTDALAAPVQQSREGAGYPVRIEAEDLCGRFTTRVIRGVTVKPASGLIAEYFAALGQKPISGPVDVTNFGWLAMGQPTHVFDLDKIEGAIVVRRAKAGEKLRLLDGTEKVLVADDLVVADEKKALGLAGVMGGWDSRVTEETKNILVEAAWFEPATIRASSRRHGLHTDASHRFERGADFNAAPVANALITRLVLEQAGGEVEGPLVDVTVPALAAKTADRAPIALRVKEVQRHLGTTLDGSELSAELITRYMAALGCVLTPTGAAGEFTAKLPSWRLDLEREIDLIEEVARVYGYNRFADTLPTFAGEVVDLPHAEQEAAIRTTLRALGFSEAITSTFVSAEAAALFASAPAVPMGNPLSEEAGMLRPALTANMTAALALNLNRDVEAVRLFELGTIFLGSTAEVREQQSLSLGLTGNARATALYTAADALFYEAKGAIEAVLAKFAGTVSFSAENLPSWIEAGRGANALLDGKIVASFGELNAAEAQRRKLKQTCVLAEVAAQTLLETPLRKPVIRDLSRFQSVARDFSFVFPDSVQWSAVSGAIEGLQINELTSVTPGEIFRDAKGKAVAAGSYSLLVRVSLQSPERTLTEEEISGASEKIVATLKNLGGTQRA
- a CDS encoding MHYT domain-containing protein, which gives rise to MLGYYDWWTISLSYAIAALSGFAAFESVRHARSSQRTTLWILASGLVLGLGIWSMHFVGMLAWVPPFPLYYSVSRTLVSMVASIIASIVAMSLAIGPKRPSKIRLALGSIFVATGICCMHYIGMSAVRFSLPEMWMTSWLIASCVIALAASLTALLLLHWSSRADFDMRHQVAGALVIGLAICGMHYSGMQAMMLEPGTVSLYFPGDASGATLARIGVGNALIFTFLLLVVSYQDRLRLLNLAHDAQINAQEATRVAGQLSAAGRIAASVAHEVNNPLEAVTNLIYLAELSEISPDAASYLQQAQAELRRVAEITTHTLKFYRQPQAAAPASLPELVESVLVLFGKELQRRRITVGKRWSPELPDVECRAGEIRQVIANLVENAMDVMPRGGMLAVSMETKGEFVEVIVTDTGDGIPGEVREKLFEPFFTTKGVGGTGLGLSISAEILERHGGILKFDTRTEAPNQGTTFRILLPIRAAERLNPNAIA